Genomic DNA from Methanofollis sp. W23:
GATGAACGGCCTGAAAAATCCGGTTTGAGAGACCAATAGAGTACTCTCGCTTAATGATCTGTTAAAATCAACAGAATGTCATTATCAGAGACCCTCTCCGGGCGTTTTTCAAGAGTGTCGTGATTCAGAAAGTTTATCTATATTATTTGCCAACTCTTTCATAATCGATTTTCAATCGATATAGCTGGTGCGTGAAACCATGGCATTTGCAGTGCACGTCAACATGGAACGTTGTACCGGTTGTAACAATTGTGTGGTCGCGTGCCCAGTGGACGCACTGGAGCTCAACACCGTAGATCCTGTCACCACTGACAAGATCTACAAGGTGATGAACGGCAAGGCAACTGTCCTTGACGTTGATCACGAGCTCTGCGCCGGGTGCGGCGTATGCGTCGAGGCATGCCCATACAATGTGATACGACTGGTCGTTGGATCAATGCAGTCCGGGTCTCCTGCCCCGATGACAGCAAAGGAGTGAGGGTTACTCATGGCGATCTTTCCGAAATTCTCGAAAACAAGAGATGGTGTGAATATCATCAACGAGCAGCGGCTCCTCAAGCAGGTCAACCACCTCATCCTCGACACCCAGCGGTGTACAGGATGTGGGATCTGCTCGGAGTCCTGCCCTGAAGAAGCAATCACAGTCAGCATGGTCGGTGCGACCAAGAGGAAAAAGGGTATCAACTACGCGTCCCCCGTGAACATTGACGAAGTCAAGTGTTCATACTGTGGAGTCTGCGTGGTCATGTGCCCCTTCAACTCGCTGACTCTGAAGATCGACGGCGAAGAATCTCTTCCAATCGTAGAGCGGGAAGGCTTCCCGCAGTACGATATGCTCGCCAAGATCGACGAAGAAAAGTGTGTGCGGTGTACCGTCTGCGAGGACGTCTGTCCCCGTGACGCCATCGACCGCGACGTCCCCGCCTATGAAGGCAGCGTCGAGGGCGGGCGCGAGCGCCAGACCGCGCTGACCGCAAAGACCACCTTCGAGGTCGACACCGACAAGTGTACGGTCTGTGGCATCTGCGGTTCGCTCTGTCCGGCAATCACGGTCAAGCGCAAGGACTTCACTGCTGAGACCGGCGCAATCGAAGGCGACGTCCTCTGGGACGAGAACCTCTGTGACGGCTGTAAGGTCTGCACAGAAGCCTGCCCAGAAGAAGCGATCACCGTCAA
This window encodes:
- a CDS encoding 4Fe-4S binding protein — encoded protein: MAIFPKFSKTRDGVNIINEQRLLKQVNHLILDTQRCTGCGICSESCPEEAITVSMVGATKRKKGINYASPVNIDEVKCSYCGVCVVMCPFNSLTLKIDGEESLPIVEREGFPQYDMLAKIDEEKCVRCTVCEDVCPRDAIDRDVPAYEGSVEGGRERQTALTAKTTFEVDTDKCTVCGICGSLCPAITVKRKDFTAETGAIEGDVLWDENLCDGCKVCTEACPEEAITVNREVEAKKLPGKVNIIEDDCCTCRWCAENCPTEAITVEKIFEGEIEFHAEKCPGGCSTCAEICPAHAIYLPSPAPVAEMKGEKEPNIAVNKDLCILCGACVNACPGEDIIVLKRTGIRMKGKETDLFNKIKAKLFTPRTSRVKEEVTPGEVELKALENA
- a CDS encoding 4Fe-4S binding protein, whose protein sequence is MAFAVHVNMERCTGCNNCVVACPVDALELNTVDPVTTDKIYKVMNGKATVLDVDHELCAGCGVCVEACPYNVIRLVVGSMQSGSPAPMTAKE